From Phycisphaerales bacterium, a single genomic window includes:
- a CDS encoding ATP-binding protein: protein MAAALPPSHLRLELINERAAIDSAQNDLVAELEKRGYPKASLFAVRLAVHEALTNAFVHGHKNLPDQPVRFEYTVADDHAEIEIEDRGPGFDPASIPDPTLDENLERGCGRGLLLIRAYMSIAEYSASGNVLRMVYQRP, encoded by the coding sequence ATGGCCGCCGCGCTCCCACCCTCGCACCTCCGACTCGAGCTCATCAACGAGCGGGCCGCCATCGACAGCGCACAGAACGACCTGGTCGCCGAGCTCGAGAAGCGCGGCTACCCCAAGGCCTCGCTCTTTGCCGTGCGGCTCGCCGTCCACGAGGCCCTCACCAACGCCTTCGTCCACGGCCACAAGAACCTGCCCGACCAGCCCGTGCGCTTCGAGTACACCGTCGCCGACGACCACGCGGAGATTGAGATCGAGGACCGCGGGCCCGGCTTCGACCCCGCCAGCATCCCCGACCCCACGCTCGATGAAAACCTCGAACGCGGCTGCGGGCGCGGCCTGCTGCTCATCCGCGCCTACATGAGCATCGCAGAGTACAGCGCCAGCGGGAACGTGCTGCGGATGGTGTACCAGCGGCCATGA
- a CDS encoding STAS domain-containing protein, translating into MPPESRIRVKRINDVTQVEFLDRNILDEGNIQVIGDEIAALVDATPNPKLLLSFANVEHLSSAALGTLITINNRVKQRQGQLRLSNIDPQIYEVFTITRLNKLFSIHPTAEEAIKSLA; encoded by the coding sequence ATGCCCCCCGAGTCACGCATCCGGGTCAAGCGCATCAACGACGTCACGCAGGTGGAGTTCCTCGACCGCAACATCCTGGACGAGGGCAACATCCAGGTCATCGGCGACGAGATCGCCGCCCTCGTCGACGCCACGCCCAACCCCAAGCTGCTGCTCTCCTTCGCCAACGTCGAGCACCTCTCCTCCGCGGCCCTGGGCACGCTGATCACCATCAACAACCGCGTGAAGCAGCGGCAGGGCCAGCTGCGGCTCAGCAACATCGACCCGCAGATCTACGAGGTCTTCACCATCACCCGCCTCAACAAGCTCTTCAGCATCCACCCCACCGCGGAAGAGGCGATCAAGAGCCTGGCCTGA